A genomic segment from Dermacentor silvarum isolate Dsil-2018 chromosome 11, BIME_Dsil_1.4, whole genome shotgun sequence encodes:
- the LOC119432454 gene encoding N-acetyllactosaminide beta-1,3-N-acetylglucosaminyltransferase 3 produces the protein MVSVVLLTQLMEWKMATSSLLAAAQQRQPTLLDTSLHSQDARKDAQQQSDATLSTKRHCPYRIDSLDGHDAQGMEMGWHSGGWAVRQLCSQPLDTLFFVHTAPRSWQNRAHLRATLFEEAATKFFNWTVVFFVGETDDLAVRHWTALEAKVMGDMVMLPYNDTLLTVLHKFIGGMRWVIEYCPNVRSIVKIDDDVGVHPFELRRYLEKELPRNKSYMHCFVWLRNKVYRESFHRFCIREDDLAQDNYPLFCSGRSVIMTVDTMRKLFRASKIVRAFATDDAYVTGQLALFANVGHIFINARMDWSTSDKTEAMLEGKVIFTHEFFEYGNSIDRRAQWGLMLWKHMMQTTGRHPLNLSYRLEDKLYRLDFHRTRRALQDSFLYLQAPE, from the coding sequence ATGGTAAGCGTCGTGCTCCTCACGCAATTGATGGAGTGGAAGATGGCGACGTCATCCCTTCTTGCAGCAGCCCAGCAACGCCAGCCGACGCTGCTGGATACATCTCTACACTCTCAAGACGCGCGAAAGGACGCGCAGCAGCAAAGCGACGCAACGCTGTCAACAAAGCGGCACTGCCCGTACCGGATCGATTCGCTGGACGGTCACGACGCACAAGGAATGGAAATGGGATGGCACAGCGGAGGCTGGGCGGTCCGCCAACTTTGCAGCCAACCTCTAGACACACTATTCTTCGTGCACACTGCGCCGAGAAGCTGGCAGAACCGCGCCCACCTGCGTGCCACTCTCTTCGAAGAGGCGGCTACGAAATTCTTCAACTGGACAGTCGTCTTCTTTGTTGGCGAAACCGATGACCTGGCGGTGAGGCATTGGACGGCGCTCGAGGCGAAGGTCATGGGAGACATGGTGATGCTGCCGTACAACGACACTCTCCTGACCGTACTGCACAAGTTCATCGGGGGCATGAGGTGGGTGATCGAGTATTGTCCCAACGTGCGAAGCATCGTCAAGATAgacgacgacgtcggcgtacacCCATTCGAGCTCCGGCGATACCTGGAAAAAGAGCTGCCGCGTAATAAGAGCTATATGCACTGCTTCGTTTGGTTGAGGAATAAGGTGTACCGCGAGTCATTCCATAGGTTCTGCATCCGCGAGGACGACCTCGCCCAAGACAATTACCCTCTGTTCTGTTCGGGTCGCTCCGTGATCATGACGGTAGACACGATGCGGAAGCTATTCAGAGCCTCCAAGATTGTAAGGGCTTTCGCCACAGACGACGCCTACGTGACCGGACAACTCGCCTTGTTCGCCAACGTGGGGCACATATTTATTAACGCCAGGATGGATTGGAGTACATCGGACAAGACCGAAGCTATGCTGGAAGGGAAAGTGATATTCACGCACGAGTTCTTTGAGTACGGAAATTCCATTGACCGCAGAGCGCAGTGGGGATTGATGCTCTGGAAGCACATGATGCAGACTACTGGCCGGCACCCATTAAACTTGTCATACCGACTTGAAGACAAGCTGTACCGACTCGATTTTCACAGGACACGCCGCGCCCTACAAGATTCTTTCTTGTACTTGCAAGCACCCGAATAA